In the Brevundimonas mediterranea genome, CGCCGTCATCGGCCTGTGCCCGATCACAGAGGCCAATCTGGGCGACGGCGTCTTTCCGGCCGCCGCCTATGCGCAGGCGGGCGGGCGGTTCGGCGTGGGGACCGACTCCAATGTGCAGATCGGCGTGGCCGAGGAACTGCGGATGCTGGAATACAGCCAGCGGCTGGCCTTGAGGCGCCGTTCGGTCATGGCGGATGCGGATCGCTCGACAGGACGCGCCCTGTTCGAAGGCGTGCTGGCGGGCGGGCGCCAGGTCGGGGGCGCGGCGAACGACCTGGTCATCGGCGGATCGGCCGATCTGGTTTGCCTGGATACGCGCGGCGCCGGCTTCCATGGCCGTTCGGGCGACGCCTTGCTGGACAGCTGGATCTTCGGCGCGCCGGCGGGCGCCGTCGCCTCGGTCTGGCGGGCGGGGCGGCAGGTGGTGCGGGACGGGCGGCATGTGGCGCGCGAGGCTATCGAGGCACGGTACCGCAAGGCCCTGAACACGGTGCTGGGATGACGCCGGAGCCGCTGCACCGCCGAATCTACGCGGACCTCGAAGGCCGCATCCTCTCGGGCGAGCTGTCGCCGGGCGCACGCATTCCCTTCGAACACGAATTGACCGCCCAATACGGCTGTTCGCGCGCCACCGTCTCCAAGGCCCTGTCGGAACTGGCGGGCAGGGGACTGGTCACACGGCGGCGTCGCGCGGGCAGCTTCGTGGCCCAGCCCAAGGCCCATGCCGCCTTCCTGGCCATCCCCGATCTGCGAGCCGAGGTGATGGAGCGGGGCCAGGCCTATGGCTACAGGCTGCTGGACCAGATGGAACGCGATCCGGACGGCGGCGCTGAAATCGAACTCGCCGCCGGCGGTCCGCTCCTGGCCTTGACCTGTCTGCATAGCGCCGACGCGATCCCTCTGGCTCTGGAGCATCGACTGATCGCTCTGGCCGCGGCTCCCCAAGCGATAAAGGTGAATTTTCAAATCACTCCGCCTGGAACCTGGCTTCTGGACTATGAACCCTGGACCGAGGCCGAGAACCGGATCGGCTCCATGGAGGCCGACGCCGTGACCGCGCGTCTGCTGCAGATCAAGCCCGGCGCGGCCTGTCTGTCTGTCGAAAGGCGGACCTGGCGCGACGGCCAGGGCGTGACGCGGGTTCGTCAGCTGTTCCCTGGGGATCGCTATGATCTGGTCGCGCTTTTCTCCTCCGCCCACGCCAAGGACCTGAGCCGATGAAGGCCGACCGCCTGCTGATCGACTGTCATGCCGCCACCATGGTTCCGGGCGGGGCCGCCTATGGGGCCATCCGCGACGCCGCCGTGGTCATCGCCGACGGCCGTATCGCCTGGATCGGACCGCGCGCGGATTTGCCGTCCGTGGAGGCGGTCGAGACGGAGCGGCTGGGCGGACGCTGGCTCACGCCGGGACTGATCGACTGTCACACGCATCTGGTCTTCGGCGGCGACCGCTCGGGCGAATTCGAACAGAGGCTGGGCGGGGCCACCTATGAGGATATCGCCCGCGCCGGCGGCGGGATCGTCGCTTCGGTCAAGGCCACGCGCGCGGCGTCGGAGGACGAACTGTACGCCTCCGCCATGGACCGGCTGCAAGGGCTCAAGGCCACGGGCGTCACCACGGTCGAGATCAAGTCGGGCTATGGACTGGATCAGGACAGCGAATTGAAGATGTTGCGGGTCGCCCGCCGCATCGGCCGGGAAGGCGGGGTTCGCGTGCGCACCACCTATCTGGGTCTGCACGCCGTTCCGCCCGAGCATCGGGCGAACCGCGCCGCCTATGTCGATCTGGCCGTCGATCACATCCTGCCGGCCGCACAGGCCGAGGGGCTGGTGGACGCCGTGGACGCCTATTGCGAGCCTATCGCCTTCTCGATCGAGGAGGTGGCGCGCCTGTTCGACAAGGCCCGCACCCTGGGCCTGCCGGTCAAGCTGCACGCCGATCAGTTGTCGAACGGGGGCGGCGCAGCCTTGGCGGCGCGTTACGGCGCCGTGTCGGCTGATCACATAGAACATGCGACGGAAGACGGAATCAAAGCCATGGCGCGGGCAGGGGTGACGGCGGTTCTGCTGCCCGGCGCCTTCCTGATGCTGCGCGAAACCCAGGCGCCCCCGGTCGGTCTGTTACGCGCCCATGGCGTTCGCATGGCCGTTGCGACCGACTGCAATCCCGGCACCTCTCCTGTCGCGTCCATGACCGACGCCCTGAACCTGGCCTGTGTTCAGTTTCGCCTGACCCCGGAAGAAGCCCTGGCGGGCGCGACGCGGGAAGCCGCATGGGCCCTGGGGCTGCAAGATCAGATCGGAACCCTGGCGGTCGGCAAGGTCGCCGACCTGGCGGCCTGGGATGTCCAGCGCCCCGCAGAGCTGGCCTATTGGCTGGGCAAGCCCATGCTGCACGGCCGCTGGAGAGACGGCGTCAGGACAAGCGCCGATCCTGCAAGGATCGACGGTCCGCCTGATTTCTAGACCTGGGCGACGCCCATGACCTTCATCAGGGCGTCTCGAACGGCGGCCTCGGTGAAGGGTTTCTGAATGGTGGTGGCGCCGCGCCACTCTTCCGGCAACCCACCTTCGCCGTAGCCGGTGGAGAAGACGAAGGGCACGCCGCGCGCCTTCAGCGCCTCGGCGACCGGGAAGACCTGACGGCCGGCGACATTGACGTCCAGCAGGGCGGCGTCGAGATCGACAGTGTCGCGCGCCATGGCTTCACCATCGTCGATATTGGACGCGGGGCCGACGGGAATGCACTCCATGTCCTCGAGGATGGTCTCGAGCAACATGGCGACCAGGGATTCGTCTTCCACCACAAGTATGCGGCGACCGTTTAGAGGTTGGGTCATGGGGCGGGTGTCCTGTCGAGTGGAACCGTCAGTTCCGCAATCAATCCATCGCTGGCGTAGACTAGATCGATCTCCCCCGCCAGATCGTGGCGAATGTTTCGTTCAATCAATCGGCTACCGAAGCCTCTTCTGTCCGGTTGCGTAACTTTCGGACCGCCTATTTCACGCCAGACAAGCTTCAGCTTTCGATCGCGTTGATCGGCCAAACTCCAGTCGATCAGAACACGCCCATCGGGCGTGGAAAGGGCTCCGTATTTGGCGGCGTTTGTCGCAAGCTCATGGAAGATCATGCCCAGGGACAGGGCTGTGGCGGGGGGCAGCGCCGTCGCAGGGCCGTTGAGATTGATGCGGGTGGGACCGAAGGCTTCGGTTTCGTGTTCCAGGATCGCCCGCAGATCCGCGCCTTCCCAATGGGTTCGCGTCAACAGGTCGTGGGTGTGGGACAGGGCCAGTATCCGCGACTGGAAGGTTGCGGCGAAGGTGGCGGGGTCGACGTGGGAACGCGCGGTCTGGATGGCGATCGACTGGACCGTGGCGAGGGTGTTCTTAACCCGATGGTTCAACTCGTCGATCATCAGCTTCTGGCGCTGGGTCGCCAGGACGTTGGCTGTGACGTCATGGCCCTGAACGAAGATGCCGACCACGGCGCCCGCCTCGTCACGGATCGGCTGATAGATGAAATTGAGATAGAGGGTTTCCAGCGGGCCGCCGGGAGTCCTTTGTAATTTCGCCAGGCTTTCTCGCCCTTCATAGGGCTCGCCCGTTTCGAAGACGGTGTCTAGAAACTCGTAATAGCCCTGTCCGACCAGCTCCGGCAGGGCGTCGCGTATGGACTTGCCCGCGATGTCGCGATGGCCGATCAACTGGCTGTAGGCGTCGTTGTGCATCTGGAAACAGTGGTTGCGGCCGGTCAGGATGGCTACGAACCCCGGCGCCTGCATGAACATCTCGACCAGACGGTTGCGCTCGCTCTCCAGGCGACGATTGTCCTCCTGAACCGACTGGGCTCGCCGCAGGACCGACCCGCCGACCAAGGCGTCCAGGGCGGTTGTCGGTTCATCTGTCCGGATCGCCGGCGACAGGTCGGTGATGTCCATGGTGTGCTGAAGAAGCAGCACGACATCGCCTTCAGCGTTCAGGACTGGCGTATGGGTCGCGCTCCAGATTCGTTCCTCGAACACCTCCTGGCCGTCGGACAATTTGCGCGGCATGGCGTATCGCACGACGGCGAGGTGGTCGCGCTGGCGGGTGTCGCGCGCCTTTTCGAGGGACGCCCGGACCTGACGCACGTTTTCGGGCGCATCTTCGCCGGGGCCGGCGTCGAAGGTCGTGAACAGGGGACGGCCCAGGATGTCCTCGCGGCGAGCGCCTGTGACCTCGACATAGGCCTGATTGACCTCGGCGATGCGCAGATCCGGCGTAAGCAGAAGATAAGGATTTGGCGACGCCTCGAAGGCCGCCGCCAAATCGACTACGGAAGCGCCCGGTTTCACTTGTACTGTCAATCTACACCCCAGCCCAACCGGTGCCGAACGCGCGAGGAGGCAAAGAGTTCGCTACCGTACCCAGAATTCGCCTTTCACCTGATCGTCATTGGCGTGTCAGGAGAATTTGCTAAGGACGGGACATGACATTTGCCGGCGCCTTGGCCACCCTCTCCCTCATGATGGCTCAACCGACAGATCAGCCGCCTCCCGAACAGCCGGTCGTCCAGTTGGCCCAAGGCGTGCTGGCCGGGCGGGCCGACGACACGGTCGCCGCGTTCAAGAACATTCCCTATGCGGCCCCGCCGGTGGCGGAACTGCGCTGGCGGCCGCCGGGCGCGGCCCCGACCTGGGAAGGGCGGCGCGACGCCTCGACCTATGGGCCGATCTGCATCCAGGCCACGCCGCAGGGCGATCCCGGCGTGGGGCCCTTGCCGATGAGCGAGGACTGCCTGAACCTGAATGTGTGGCGGCCGACCGACGTCGCCGCGTCGCCGGCCCCGGTCATGGTGTGGATCCACGGCGGGGGCCTGGTCAATGGATCGGGCACGGCGGCCCTGTACGACGGATCCCATCTGGCCCGTCAGGGCATGGTCGTGGTCTCGATGAACTATCGGCTGGGGCGGTTGGGCTTCTTCGATCACCCGGCCCTGGCGGCCGAACGACCGGCGGACGAGGCGGCGGGCAACTACGGCCTGATGGACGTCATCGCGGCCCTGCAGTGGGTCAGGGCGAACATCGCGGTCTTCGGCGGCGACCCGGCCAATGTGACGATCTTCGGGGAGTCGGCGGGTGGCGCCATCGTCACCCGGATGATGATTTCGCCGCCGGCGCGGGGCCTGTTCGACCGCGCCATCGTGCAGTCGGGCCTGGGGCGCGAGTTGCAGACCCCGCTGGACCGGCGCGGCGCCTATGACCTGCCGTCGGCGCGTGAGCGGGGCGAGGTCTGGGCCCACGGTCATAACCTGTTGACTGCAGCGGATCTGCGCGCTGCGCCGGTCGAGCTGCTGCTGACCCCGGCGCCCGTCTTCGCTAACGGCGATCTGTCCCTGATCGACGGCCGGATCGTGCCTTCGACCGTGGAAGCGGCCTTCCGGTCCGGGCGGCAGGCGCCTGTGCCGATGGTGATCGGGACCAACAGCGCCGAGTTCTGGTGGATGAAGCCGACGGATCGCAACGGCTACGGCATGATCGACGACGACCTGACCTGGCTGGAGCGGGCCACGATCACGGCGGCCTATGGCGGGGAGGCGGGCTTCGACCGGGGCTTCATCACCGACGCGGTCTTCTCGGAGCCGGCGCGGCGGCTAGCGCGGCTGCACGCGGCGGCGGGGCATCCGGCCTATCTATACCGGTTCGACATCTCGTCGCCGGACAATCCCGAACCGCACGGCGGGGCGACCCACGCCATCGAGCGCCCCTATGTGTTCGGCACCCTGCCGCTGCTGCCCTATCCGGTCCGAGAGGCGGATGTCGCGGCCTCGGCGGCGATGATGGGCTACTGGACCGCCTTCTCACGGTCCGGCGACCCCAATGGGGTGGGGCGGCCGGACTGGCCGATGGCCGGGGGCGGCGACACTCAGCTGATGCTGTTCCGCAACGACGGCCCCAGCGCCACGCCGGTTCCGGACAGCGCGCGGCTGGATCTGATCGAACGGTTCCGGGAGCGGTCTCACGCTATCAGCAAGTCGTCGCAAGTCACTGTAAAAACGCACTATTAGACAGGTGTTCGGCCGCTCAAAGACCCCGCCGTCACCCCGCCGAGGTCGCGCCCGACTGTTTTTCTCTCATCGTGACCAGTTCCTCGGCCATGGTCGGGTGGACCGCGCAGGTGGCGTCCCATTGGGCCTTGGTCAGGCCGGCCTTCACGGCGATGGCGGCGAGCTGGATCATTTCCGGGCTGTCGGGCCCGACGATGTGTACGCCGACAACCCTTTGGCTTTCGGCGTCGACCACCAGCTTCATGAGGACGCGCTCCTCTGATCCGGTGAAGGCGTATTTCATCGGCCGGAAACGGGTCAGATAGACATCGACCCCGGCCGAACATGACCGACGCGCCTCGGATTCCGTCAGGCCGACGATGCCCACAGGCGGCTGGCTGAAGACGGCGGTGGCGACGGCCTCGTAGTCGAAATGCTGGGGATTGTCGCGATAGACGGTCTGGTGGAAGGCGACGGCCTCGCGGATGGCGACGGGGGTCAGGTTCATCCGGTCGGTCACGTCGCCGATGGCCCAGATATTGTCGGCCGTCGTTTTGGACCAGGGATCGACCTTGATCGCGCCCTCGTCGTTCAGTTCGACGCCGGCCGCCTCCAGGCCGAGGTCCTTGACGTGGGGGATGCGCCCTGTGGCGAACATGACCACGTCGGTCTCCAGCTTCATCCCGTTCTCGAGGTGGTTGACCAGGCCTGTGGCGGTCTTCTCGATCTTCTCGTGCTGGCAGCCCAGGACGACCTTGATCCCGCGCTTCTCGATCTCGCCGGCCAGGTGGGCGCGCACATCGTCGTCGAAGCCGCGCAGGATGTTGGGGCCCCGGTAAATCAGGGTGGTCTCGACGCCCAGGCCGGCGAAGATTCCCGCGAACTCCACCGCGATATAGCCGCCGCCTGCGATCAGGATGCGTTTGGGCAGTTCGGGCAGGTGGAAGGCTTCTTCGGAGGTGATGGCGTGTTCGATGCCCTCCAGGCTTTCCGGCTTCCACGGGCGGCCGCCCGTAGCGATCAGGATCTTCTCGGCGGTGAAGGTCTGGTTCTTGCCGACGATCTCGACCGTATGGGCGTCTTTCAGTACGGCGCGCCCATGAACCAGCTCCACCCCGGCCTTGCCCAGGTTGGCGGCGTAGATGCCCGACAGGCGGGCGATCTCGACGTCCTTGGCCTCCAGGAAGGTCGGCCAGTCGAACCGGGCGTTGTCGAAGGACCAGCCGTAGCCCTCGGCGATCTCGAGCGCGTGGCTGACCTCGGAGGCCATGACCATGAATTTCTTGGGCACGCAGCCCCGGATCACGCAGGTGCCGCCGACCCGGTATTCCTCAGCCACCGCGACCTTCTTGCCGCCCAGGGCGGTCAGGCGCGCGGCGCGAACCCCGCCGGAGCCGGCGCCGATGACGAAGAGGTCGTAGTCGTAGTCGTAGTCGGCCATCGGGTGCTCCGTTCAGACTCAAAAAAACAGCGTCTGAATAGTCTGAATCGTCTGAAATCGGTTCCGGTCACACCGGGGGCGAGGCGTGGGACTTAGGCGCCGGGACACCCTGGAGCAAGGTCGCCAGGTGGAGGGAGATCAGGGCGTCAGGGTTTCGACCCCGCTGTCCGTGCCGATGATCGCCAGGTCGGCCAGGTCCAGAAACAGGCCGTGTTCGACCACGCCCGTGATCAGTTTCAGATCATCGGCCAGACGGACCGGATCATGGATGGCCTTGCAGCCGGCGTCATAGATCAGATTGCCGCCGTCGGTGCGGACCAGGCCGCGATCCGCCTGGCGCACGCGGGCCGGCGAGTTGATGTCATGGTCGATCAGGACGTCGGCGATGCGGTTGGCCGTGGTCTTGTGACCGAAGGCGACGACCTCGATCGGCAGGGGGAAGGTTCCCAGCACCGGCACCACCTTGGCGGCGTCGGCGATGACGATACAGCGGCTGGACGCCTCCCACACCAGTTTCTCGCGCAGCAGGGCCGCGCCCCCGCCCTTGATCAGGGCCAGGCCGGGACCGACCTCGTCGGCGCCGTCGACGGTCAGATCGATGCGCGGCGTGTCCTCCAGCGTCGACAGGGTCAGGCCCAGTTCGCGCGCCAGATCGGCGGTCTTCTCCGAGGTCGGGACGCAGCGCAGCCCAGAAAGGCCGCGCGCCGCCAGGGCCTTGACGAACCAGGCGGCGGTCGAGCCGGTGCCCAGGCCGACGATCATGCCGGCCTCGACATGGGCCGCAGCGGCCTCGCCGGCGTTCTTCTTCTGTAGATCGCTCATTTCAGCTTGGCGGCCTTGGCCGCTTCCTTCTTCGCTTTGGCCTTCTCGCGGAAGGCGGCGCCGGCGTCCGGCTTGTGGGTTTGACGGGCGCGGCCGAAGGCGAGGGCGTCGGCCGGCACGTCCTCGGTGATCACGGAGCCCGAGGCGACGATGGCGCCGTCGCCGATGACGACCGGGGCGACCAGGCTGGAGTTCGAACCGACGAAGGCGCCGGCGCCGACCTCGGTCTGCGCCTTGTTGAAGCCGTCGTAGTTGCAGAAGATGGTTCCGGCGCCGATGTTGGCGGCCGCGCCGATCGAGCCGTCGCCCAGATAGGCCAGGTGATTGGCCTTGGCGCCTGCGGCCATCTTCACATTCTTCACCTCGACGAAATTGCCGATCTTGACCCCCTCGGCCAGGTCCGCGCCGGGCCGCAGGCGGGCGTAGGGGCCGACCTCTGCGCCGGACGCCACGCGCGCGCCCTCGATATGGCTGAAGCTGCGGATTCGGGCGCCGCCTTCAATCACCGCGCCGGGACCGAAGACGACGAAGGGCTCGATCACGGTTCCGCCGCCGACCTGGGTGTCCCAGGCGAAGTGGACGGTGTCGGGCGCGGCCATGGTGACACCGGCGGCCAGGAAGGCGTCCCGCTGCACGCTCTGGAACAGGGCCTCGGCCTGGGCCAGTTCGGCTTGGGAATTGACGCCCATGACCGAATCCTCGGCCGCGAAGACGGCGCGGGTCGGGCGGCCGGCCTTGCGGGCCAGTTCGACCACGTCGGTCAGATAGTATTCGCCCTTGGCGTTGTCGTTACGGACATCGGCAAGAAGGGCGAACAGCAGGTCCGCCGGAGCGGCCATGACGCCGGAGTTGCAGGCCGTGATCGCCAGGACCTCGGGCGAGGCCTCCTTGGCCTCGGTGATGGCGGCCAGGGCGTCGCCGTCGAGGATCAGCCGGCCATAGGCGCCCGGATCGCGCGCCTCGAAGCCGATGACGGTCAGGCCCTCGGGGTTGAACACGGGTTCGATGTCGGCGGCCTTCAGCAGAGGCACGTCGCCATAGGTCACGACCACATCCCCGTCGAATCCGGCCAGGGTCTGTTCGGCGGCGCGGACGGCGTGGCCCGTGCCCAGGGGCGGGTCCTGAACGGCGATGGCCGCCTCGCCAAGGCGTTTGACGACATGGGCGCGGACCTCGGGCGA is a window encoding:
- a CDS encoding UTRA domain-containing protein, coding for MTPEPLHRRIYADLEGRILSGELSPGARIPFEHELTAQYGCSRATVSKALSELAGRGLVTRRRRAGSFVAQPKAHAAFLAIPDLRAEVMERGQAYGYRLLDQMERDPDGGAEIELAAGGPLLALTCLHSADAIPLALEHRLIALAAAPQAIKVNFQITPPGTWLLDYEPWTEAENRIGSMEADAVTARLLQIKPGAACLSVERRTWRDGQGVTRVRQLFPGDRYDLVALFSSAHAKDLSR
- the hutI gene encoding imidazolonepropionase, which encodes MKADRLLIDCHAATMVPGGAAYGAIRDAAVVIADGRIAWIGPRADLPSVEAVETERLGGRWLTPGLIDCHTHLVFGGDRSGEFEQRLGGATYEDIARAGGGIVASVKATRAASEDELYASAMDRLQGLKATGVTTVEIKSGYGLDQDSELKMLRVARRIGREGGVRVRTTYLGLHAVPPEHRANRAAYVDLAVDHILPAAQAEGLVDAVDAYCEPIAFSIEEVARLFDKARTLGLPVKLHADQLSNGGGAALAARYGAVSADHIEHATEDGIKAMARAGVTAVLLPGAFLMLRETQAPPVGLLRAHGVRMAVATDCNPGTSPVASMTDALNLACVQFRLTPEEALAGATREAAWALGLQDQIGTLAVGKVADLAAWDVQRPAELAYWLGKPMLHGRWRDGVRTSADPARIDGPPDF
- a CDS encoding response regulator is translated as MTQPLNGRRILVVEDESLVAMLLETILEDMECIPVGPASNIDDGEAMARDTVDLDAALLDVNVAGRQVFPVAEALKARGVPFVFSTGYGEGGLPEEWRGATTIQKPFTEAAVRDALMKVMGVAQV
- a CDS encoding sensor histidine kinase, with protein sequence MKPGASVVDLAAAFEASPNPYLLLTPDLRIAEVNQAYVEVTGARREDILGRPLFTTFDAGPGEDAPENVRQVRASLEKARDTRQRDHLAVVRYAMPRKLSDGQEVFEERIWSATHTPVLNAEGDVVLLLQHTMDITDLSPAIRTDEPTTALDALVGGSVLRRAQSVQEDNRRLESERNRLVEMFMQAPGFVAILTGRNHCFQMHNDAYSQLIGHRDIAGKSIRDALPELVGQGYYEFLDTVFETGEPYEGRESLAKLQRTPGGPLETLYLNFIYQPIRDEAGAVVGIFVQGHDVTANVLATQRQKLMIDELNHRVKNTLATVQSIAIQTARSHVDPATFAATFQSRILALSHTHDLLTRTHWEGADLRAILEHETEAFGPTRINLNGPATALPPATALSLGMIFHELATNAAKYGALSTPDGRVLIDWSLADQRDRKLKLVWREIGGPKVTQPDRRGFGSRLIERNIRHDLAGEIDLVYASDGLIAELTVPLDRTPAP
- a CDS encoding carboxylesterase/lipase family protein, with translation MTFAGALATLSLMMAQPTDQPPPEQPVVQLAQGVLAGRADDTVAAFKNIPYAAPPVAELRWRPPGAAPTWEGRRDASTYGPICIQATPQGDPGVGPLPMSEDCLNLNVWRPTDVAASPAPVMVWIHGGGLVNGSGTAALYDGSHLARQGMVVVSMNYRLGRLGFFDHPALAAERPADEAAGNYGLMDVIAALQWVRANIAVFGGDPANVTIFGESAGGAIVTRMMISPPARGLFDRAIVQSGLGRELQTPLDRRGAYDLPSARERGEVWAHGHNLLTAADLRAAPVELLLTPAPVFANGDLSLIDGRIVPSTVEAAFRSGRQAPVPMVIGTNSAEFWWMKPTDRNGYGMIDDDLTWLERATITAAYGGEAGFDRGFITDAVFSEPARRLARLHAAAGHPAYLYRFDISSPDNPEPHGGATHAIERPYVFGTLPLLPYPVREADVAASAAMMGYWTAFSRSGDPNGVGRPDWPMAGGGDTQLMLFRNDGPSATPVPDSARLDLIERFRERSHAISKSSQVTVKTHY
- the gor gene encoding glutathione-disulfide reductase, translating into MADYDYDYDLFVIGAGSGGVRAARLTALGGKKVAVAEEYRVGGTCVIRGCVPKKFMVMASEVSHALEIAEGYGWSFDNARFDWPTFLEAKDVEIARLSGIYAANLGKAGVELVHGRAVLKDAHTVEIVGKNQTFTAEKILIATGGRPWKPESLEGIEHAITSEEAFHLPELPKRILIAGGGYIAVEFAGIFAGLGVETTLIYRGPNILRGFDDDVRAHLAGEIEKRGIKVVLGCQHEKIEKTATGLVNHLENGMKLETDVVMFATGRIPHVKDLGLEAAGVELNDEGAIKVDPWSKTTADNIWAIGDVTDRMNLTPVAIREAVAFHQTVYRDNPQHFDYEAVATAVFSQPPVGIVGLTESEARRSCSAGVDVYLTRFRPMKYAFTGSEERVLMKLVVDAESQRVVGVHIVGPDSPEMIQLAAIAVKAGLTKAQWDATCAVHPTMAEELVTMREKQSGATSAG
- the rpiA gene encoding ribose-5-phosphate isomerase RpiA; translation: MSDLQKKNAGEAAAAHVEAGMIVGLGTGSTAAWFVKALAARGLSGLRCVPTSEKTADLARELGLTLSTLEDTPRIDLTVDGADEVGPGLALIKGGGAALLREKLVWEASSRCIVIADAAKVVPVLGTFPLPIEVVAFGHKTTANRIADVLIDHDINSPARVRQADRGLVRTDGGNLIYDAGCKAIHDPVRLADDLKLITGVVEHGLFLDLADLAIIGTDSGVETLTP
- the glmU gene encoding bifunctional UDP-N-acetylglucosamine diphosphorylase/glucosamine-1-phosphate N-acetyltransferase GlmU produces the protein MTSQTRPRAAIILAAGQGTRMKSPLPKVLHPVGGRAMLDHAIDAAQALGCQKIVVVVGAHSPEVRAHVVKRLGEAAIAVQDPPLGTGHAVRAAEQTLAGFDGDVVVTYGDVPLLKAADIEPVFNPEGLTVIGFEARDPGAYGRLILDGDALAAITEAKEASPEVLAITACNSGVMAAPADLLFALLADVRNDNAKGEYYLTDVVELARKAGRPTRAVFAAEDSVMGVNSQAELAQAEALFQSVQRDAFLAAGVTMAAPDTVHFAWDTQVGGGTVIEPFVVFGPGAVIEGGARIRSFSHIEGARVASGAEVGPYARLRPGADLAEGVKIGNFVEVKNVKMAAGAKANHLAYLGDGSIGAAANIGAGTIFCNYDGFNKAQTEVGAGAFVGSNSSLVAPVVIGDGAIVASGSVITEDVPADALAFGRARQTHKPDAGAAFREKAKAKKEAAKAAKLK